A region of Maridesulfovibrio sp. DNA encodes the following proteins:
- a CDS encoding lipoprotein-releasing ABC transporter permease subunit, whose product MKFELFVALRYLFTLRKNNFISVISLFAVCGVALGVAALIVVIGVMNGFSTDLRDKILGVNAHIIVTAYDGTLENYHHMTDRIEKIPGVTGVTPFIYSEVMLSSSGGVKGVVLRGVDSETAKGVLSLPGDMLSGSVDCLATKGKIPEIVIGNQLAKRLGLVIGDTVNLLSPSGTRTAAGFTPKVRVFKVGGIFRTGMYEYDSSLAYISNIAAQKLLGFKRDFVSGLEIRLADVYAVDKIGDLLDTELAGYPVQVRNWQEMNANLFAALKLEKTAMFIILAMIVMVGSFSIITTLVMLVMQKTKDIAVLMSMGATSGSIKRIFMLQGTLIGLIGTSLGYLIGVPVALLLKKYQFIKLPSNVYPVDYLPIRMDWTDLTIIGIAAFMLCFLATLYPARQAAALEPAQALRYE is encoded by the coding sequence ATGAAGTTTGAACTCTTCGTCGCATTGAGATACCTCTTCACGCTGAGAAAGAATAATTTCATCTCGGTTATATCTCTTTTTGCCGTGTGCGGCGTTGCCTTGGGCGTAGCAGCCCTGATTGTGGTGATAGGGGTTATGAACGGTTTTTCAACCGACCTCCGTGACAAAATACTCGGAGTCAATGCCCACATCATAGTGACCGCCTATGACGGTACGCTTGAAAACTACCATCACATGACCGATAGAATTGAAAAAATTCCGGGCGTTACAGGTGTAACGCCCTTTATCTATTCTGAAGTAATGCTTTCCAGTAGCGGGGGTGTTAAAGGCGTGGTTCTCAGGGGTGTGGATTCCGAGACTGCCAAGGGCGTACTGAGCCTGCCCGGAGATATGCTTTCCGGGAGTGTTGATTGCCTTGCAACAAAAGGGAAAATCCCTGAAATTGTTATAGGAAATCAGCTGGCCAAGCGACTGGGGCTGGTCATAGGCGATACCGTCAATCTGCTTTCACCTTCCGGAACACGCACTGCAGCCGGTTTTACCCCTAAAGTCAGGGTTTTTAAAGTCGGCGGAATCTTCCGTACCGGAATGTACGAATATGATTCTTCACTGGCATACATCAGCAATATTGCTGCCCAGAAACTGCTCGGATTTAAACGGGATTTTGTTTCCGGCCTTGAAATTCGTCTGGCAGACGTATATGCAGTTGATAAGATAGGCGATCTTCTGGATACAGAACTTGCCGGCTATCCTGTACAGGTCAGGAACTGGCAGGAGATGAATGCCAATCTGTTTGCGGCTCTCAAGCTTGAAAAGACCGCCATGTTTATCATTCTGGCAATGATTGTCATGGTCGGTTCATTCAGTATTATTACCACGCTGGTCATGCTGGTTATGCAGAAGACCAAAGATATTGCGGTGCTTATGTCTATGGGAGCTACATCCGGAAGTATTAAAAGAATTTTTATGCTGCAGGGCACTTTGATCGGATTGATCGGAACCAGTCTTGGATATCTTATCGGGGTTCCGGTGGCTTTGCTTTTAAAAAAGTATCAGTTCATCAAACTGCCGAGCAATGTTTATCCGGTGGATTACCTGCCCATCAGGATGGACTGGACTGATTTGACTATAATCGGGATTGCGGCGTTTATGCTCTGTTTTCTGGCTACCTTATATCCGGCCAGACAGGCGGCTGCTCTCGAACCGGCACAGGCTTTAAGGTATGAGTAA
- a CDS encoding ABC transporter ATP-binding protein: MSNLLYELTDVVKEYQGPNEAVRILDQVNLRVEAGESLAILGSSGSGKTTLLHILGTLDTASSGNIYFAGMNINDMTPEKRAEVRNREIGFVFQFHHLLPEFTALENVALPAMVAGIGQGEASDMAREALGLVGLQNRIDHRVTTLSGGERQRAAIARAILLKPKVLLADEPTGNLDEKTGKMVGDMLASLNEELGMTLIVVTHNMELAGVMKRRLELRSGELYAQN; the protein is encoded by the coding sequence ATGAGTAATTTGCTTTACGAACTTACCGATGTCGTAAAAGAATACCAGGGACCGAATGAGGCTGTGCGGATTCTTGATCAGGTCAACCTGCGGGTTGAGGCCGGGGAATCTCTTGCAATCCTTGGGTCCTCCGGGTCCGGTAAGACAACGCTGTTGCATATTCTCGGCACTTTGGATACCGCTTCCAGCGGAAATATCTATTTTGCGGGAATGAATATAAATGATATGACACCTGAAAAGCGGGCCGAAGTGAGAAACAGGGAAATCGGTTTTGTTTTTCAGTTTCATCACCTTCTTCCGGAGTTCACCGCTCTGGAAAATGTCGCTCTTCCTGCCATGGTGGCAGGCATAGGTCAGGGGGAAGCCTCTGATATGGCCCGTGAAGCCCTTGGGCTGGTGGGTCTGCAAAACAGGATTGACCACAGGGTGACGACCCTGTCCGGCGGGGAAAGGCAAAGGGCTGCCATAGCGCGAGCCATCCTGCTTAAACCTAAAGTCCTGCTCGCAGATGAACCTACCGGCAACTTGGATGAGAAGACAGGGAAGATGGTCGGAGATATGCTGGCCTCCCTTAATGAAGAGCTAGGAATGACGCTCATAGTTGTGACGCACAACATGGAACTTGCCGGGGTTATGAAACGCCGGCTTGAGTTGCGTTCCGGAGAACTGTATGCCCAGAACTAG
- the bamA gene encoding outer membrane protein assembly factor BamA, with amino-acid sequence MPRTRILLLLIAATFAFLINFGACKAQAEEASSVIIAVLPFEVNADADTQYLKDSLPTLLSDRLREAGFRVVDQQKVMQLVDEQGFDYLNIQAAKDMALLAGAGYSVYGSFSQIGEDLSLDVRLVEAFGMKPAVPLFVSKKGLINLLPAVDELVSKVKLELLSQDKIADIEVRGCRVLDKDVILMRTNIKTGDIYTPSKINADLKNIYALGYFDDVKVKVSDVPGGKKIIFDVKERPRIQAISVKGEDAIDAEDILAAVNTKKGAVMNPKVLSDDLNTLREMYRKEGYYNAKVDYKLEGEGAQARLNLNIDEGKKLYIEGIKIEGAKQLDPDEIKEQLALTERGWLSWFTKTGVLKEELLERDAAAILAYYGNRGFIDAKVGEPELDIKEDGIYVTFKVSEGDRYKVGKVSFQGDLIVKKSRLRELITADDMSDGGEYLDRSLLREDMKSISDFYSNYGYAYAEANIKFDQHTEDKSVDITFIISKRQKVHIRRVIIEGNSKTRNNVIMREMRLTDGDQFSGSKLQRSIVRLNKLDYFSEVDIEPVPTGDPGEMDLKVKVKDKNTGMISGGIGYSTSDSVFVSAKITERNLFGRGWEFGLNGGWSSKTISYGLEFYNPRINDTRWGGGFNTYWRTDDYTDYDKQTIGSVVSAGYPLGEYTHFYTNYRLDFYTISEVSDNAAKAIKDIEGDNWSSVVTAGVKRDTTNKAFNPSTGTVNNLVVEMGGGLLMGDDSYVKYTYDSNYFTPVFWDLVFHWKGSAGFIHDNFGSGEMPVFERFYLGGINNVRGYDSREISPRDPDSNDRIGGNKMFYMNFELLFPINEELGLVGVGFFDIGNAWDDGQSFFYDTKQEDGSSLFLGMYKSVGAGIRWFSPMGPIRVEYGYGLDKLEDSSRHKIEFSMGQFF; translated from the coding sequence ATGCCCAGAACTAGAATTCTGCTTTTACTGATTGCGGCAACTTTTGCTTTCCTGATTAATTTCGGGGCTTGCAAGGCACAGGCTGAAGAAGCTTCCAGTGTCATTATAGCCGTACTTCCTTTTGAAGTTAATGCTGATGCTGATACCCAATACCTTAAAGACAGTTTACCCACTCTTCTTTCCGATAGATTGCGCGAAGCAGGATTTCGTGTAGTCGACCAGCAGAAAGTGATGCAGCTCGTTGACGAGCAGGGGTTTGATTACCTGAACATTCAGGCCGCTAAGGATATGGCATTGCTGGCCGGAGCCGGATATTCCGTCTACGGCAGTTTCAGTCAGATCGGAGAAGACCTGAGTCTTGATGTACGTCTTGTGGAAGCGTTCGGCATGAAGCCTGCGGTTCCTCTTTTTGTTTCCAAGAAAGGGCTGATCAACCTGTTGCCTGCTGTGGATGAGCTTGTTTCCAAAGTGAAACTGGAGCTGCTCAGTCAGGATAAAATAGCGGATATTGAAGTTCGCGGCTGCAGGGTTCTTGATAAAGACGTCATCTTAATGCGTACCAATATCAAGACCGGTGATATTTATACTCCATCCAAAATCAATGCTGACCTGAAAAATATTTATGCGCTCGGCTACTTTGACGATGTGAAAGTAAAAGTCAGTGATGTGCCGGGCGGCAAGAAAATTATCTTCGACGTTAAGGAAAGGCCGCGCATTCAGGCTATTTCTGTTAAAGGTGAAGACGCAATTGATGCCGAGGATATTCTGGCTGCCGTCAATACCAAGAAGGGCGCGGTAATGAACCCCAAGGTTCTTTCTGACGACCTGAATACCCTGCGCGAAATGTACCGCAAGGAAGGGTATTACAACGCTAAAGTAGATTACAAACTTGAAGGTGAAGGCGCTCAAGCCCGCTTGAACCTGAATATTGATGAAGGTAAGAAGCTCTATATTGAAGGCATCAAGATTGAAGGTGCCAAGCAGCTTGATCCTGATGAAATTAAAGAGCAGCTGGCTCTTACTGAGAGAGGCTGGCTTTCATGGTTTACCAAAACAGGAGTTCTCAAGGAAGAACTGCTTGAGCGCGATGCTGCGGCGATTCTGGCTTATTACGGTAACCGCGGCTTTATTGATGCAAAAGTCGGTGAACCTGAATTGGATATTAAGGAAGACGGAATTTACGTCACCTTCAAGGTTTCCGAAGGGGACCGCTACAAGGTCGGCAAGGTCAGCTTCCAAGGCGATTTGATTGTAAAGAAATCAAGGCTGCGTGAACTCATCACAGCTGATGATATGTCCGATGGTGGTGAGTATCTCGACCGTTCCCTGTTGCGCGAGGATATGAAATCCATATCAGATTTTTATTCCAACTACGGTTACGCCTATGCTGAAGCCAACATCAAGTTCGATCAGCACACAGAAGACAAAAGCGTAGATATAACCTTTATTATTTCCAAGCGTCAGAAAGTACATATCCGCCGGGTTATTATTGAAGGTAACTCCAAAACCAGAAACAACGTCATCATGCGTGAAATGCGCTTGACTGACGGTGATCAGTTCAGCGGTTCCAAACTGCAGCGTTCCATTGTCCGCCTTAACAAGCTCGACTACTTCAGTGAGGTTGATATTGAACCGGTTCCCACCGGAGATCCCGGCGAGATGGACTTGAAGGTCAAGGTTAAAGATAAGAACACTGGTATGATCAGCGGTGGTATCGGTTATTCCACCTCTGACAGTGTATTTGTTTCCGCTAAAATTACTGAGCGCAACCTCTTCGGTCGGGGCTGGGAATTTGGTCTCAACGGCGGTTGGAGTTCCAAGACCATCAGTTATGGACTCGAGTTCTACAACCCCCGTATCAATGATACCCGCTGGGGCGGTGGTTTTAACACATATTGGCGTACTGACGACTATACCGACTACGACAAACAGACAATCGGTAGTGTGGTTTCTGCCGGATATCCACTTGGTGAATATACCCACTTCTACACAAACTACCGTTTGGATTTTTATACCATCTCCGAAGTATCTGATAATGCTGCCAAAGCCATCAAGGATATCGAAGGGGATAACTGGTCCAGTGTTGTTACCGCGGGTGTAAAACGCGATACAACTAACAAGGCGTTCAACCCTTCCACCGGTACTGTTAACAACCTGGTTGTTGAAATGGGTGGCGGTCTCCTTATGGGTGATGACTCGTACGTTAAGTATACATATGATTCCAACTACTTTACCCCGGTTTTCTGGGATCTGGTTTTCCACTGGAAAGGTAGTGCCGGATTCATTCATGATAACTTCGGAAGCGGTGAAATGCCCGTTTTCGAAAGATTCTATCTCGGTGGTATCAATAACGTACGCGGTTATGACAGCCGTGAGATTTCGCCCCGCGATCCTGACTCCAACGACCGTATCGGTGGTAACAAGATGTTCTACATGAACTTCGAGTTGCTGTTCCCGATCAACGAGGAACTCGGTCTTGTCGGTGTCGGTTTCTTTGATATTGGTAACGCATGGGATGATGGTCAGAGTTTCTTCTATGATACCAAGCAGGAAGACGGATCCTCTCTCTTCCTTGGCATGTACAAGAGTGTCGGTGCCGGTATCCGCTGGTTCTCCCCCATGGGACCGATCAGGGTTGAATACGGTTACGGGCTAGATAAGCTCGAAGACAGCTCAAGGCATAAGATTGAGTTCTCTATGGGGCAGTTCTTCTAG
- a CDS encoding OmpH family outer membrane protein: MRRILFAVLVLVFAFQVPAFAASQKIAVASMAKLIKESEVGQDAQKKMEKKFETAKKQLETKQKELEKLKQDLQKQSLVLSLEAKQDKELEFKRKVRDYQDLAQATQRKMQMEEKKVSTPVLQLIQKVVNEYGKKNGYTAIYDKKTSGLLYVDETIDVTNQLLLEMNRAFRAGKK, translated from the coding sequence ATGCGTAGAATTCTTTTTGCAGTTTTGGTTCTGGTTTTTGCTTTTCAGGTTCCGGCTTTTGCCGCTTCCCAGAAGATAGCTGTTGCATCTATGGCAAAGCTGATCAAGGAATCAGAAGTCGGTCAGGATGCCCAGAAAAAGATGGAAAAGAAATTTGAAACTGCTAAAAAACAGCTTGAAACCAAGCAGAAAGAACTGGAAAAACTTAAGCAGGACCTCCAGAAACAGAGCCTCGTACTTTCTCTCGAAGCCAAGCAGGATAAGGAACTTGAGTTTAAACGTAAGGTAAGGGATTATCAGGATCTCGCACAGGCTACCCAGCGCAAAATGCAGATGGAAGAGAAAAAGGTAAGCACTCCCGTACTTCAGCTTATTCAGAAGGTTGTGAATGAATACGGTAAGAAGAACGGCTATACCGCCATCTATGATAAAAAGACATCCGGTCTGCTTTATGTTGACGAAACCATTGATGTTACCAACCAGCTGCTTCTCGAAATGAACCGTGCTTTCAGAGCAGGTAAAAAGTAG
- the lpxD gene encoding UDP-3-O-(3-hydroxymyristoyl)glucosamine N-acyltransferase codes for MLLSELAGLIGLKMTGVDKEISGVNTLDLAGPTELSFLANPKYESALAVTKAAAIVLEEKYADQVESALISENPYMDLAKAMHVFSRPQGCLEGIHELAFIHPDADVDDSATVYPFAFVGRGAKIGPNCKVFAGSYIGEDVVLGPGCIIYPNCSIMAGTVIGTGGIVQPGAVIGGDGFGYAQVSGKHMKIPQIGSVELQDQVEIGANACVDRAALDVTRIGAGSKIDNLVQIAHNVTTGEDCLVISQSGVAGSTKLGKGVVLAAQAGLVDNIKIGDGAVIGAQAGVTNDIPAGFMGAGSPIQEKGKFLRSSIYHRKLPDMAKKMSALEKRIKALEAELSKGD; via the coding sequence ATGCTTCTTTCAGAACTCGCAGGTCTTATCGGCCTGAAAATGACAGGCGTGGATAAGGAAATTTCAGGCGTAAATACGCTTGATCTGGCCGGACCTACTGAATTGTCCTTTTTGGCGAATCCCAAGTACGAATCTGCTCTTGCGGTTACCAAAGCAGCAGCAATCGTGCTTGAGGAAAAATATGCAGATCAGGTTGAATCCGCTCTTATAAGCGAAAATCCTTATATGGATTTGGCCAAGGCCATGCATGTTTTTTCCCGTCCACAGGGTTGTTTGGAAGGAATACACGAGTTGGCTTTTATACATCCTGATGCTGACGTCGATGACTCAGCAACGGTTTATCCCTTTGCCTTTGTGGGCAGAGGAGCCAAGATAGGTCCCAACTGTAAAGTCTTTGCCGGTTCTTATATCGGGGAAGATGTTGTACTGGGACCGGGGTGCATTATTTACCCTAACTGCTCCATCATGGCCGGTACTGTTATCGGAACCGGTGGTATTGTTCAGCCCGGTGCGGTCATCGGCGGCGACGGATTCGGCTACGCGCAGGTTTCCGGCAAGCATATGAAAATTCCCCAGATAGGCAGTGTTGAGCTGCAGGATCAGGTGGAAATCGGAGCTAATGCCTGTGTTGACCGGGCGGCTCTTGATGTAACCAGAATCGGTGCCGGGTCCAAGATTGATAACCTTGTCCAGATTGCACACAACGTTACTACCGGCGAGGACTGCCTTGTTATTTCTCAGTCCGGTGTCGCCGGAAGTACCAAGCTCGGTAAAGGCGTTGTGCTGGCTGCACAGGCCGGACTGGTGGACAATATCAAGATCGGCGACGGTGCCGTTATCGGCGCACAGGCCGGGGTTACCAACGATATTCCCGCAGGGTTCATGGGGGCAGGTTCGCCTATTCAAGAAAAGGGCAAATTTTTGAGATCCTCCATTTATCATAGAAAATTGCCTGATATGGCTAAAAAAATGTCTGCGCTGGAAAAGCGTATCAAGGCATTGGAAGCAGAATTAAGTAAGGGAGATTAA
- the fabZ gene encoding 3-hydroxyacyl-ACP dehydratase FabZ: protein MSNSTPDVIDIKKIMGMLPHRYPFLLVDRVEEIKPGESIRAYKNVTMNEPFFQGHFPGLPVMPGVLIVEALAQAGGIIVLSTDEVDTDDKVFLFTGINKVKFRRPVVPGDKLVLEISDVKRKMHIWKMKCVATVDGEIAAQGEVSAAIVDKESM from the coding sequence GTGAGTAATTCAACTCCTGATGTAATTGATATTAAAAAGATCATGGGGATGCTTCCCCATCGGTACCCTTTTCTTCTCGTTGACCGGGTAGAAGAAATTAAGCCCGGCGAGTCCATCAGGGCGTATAAGAACGTAACCATGAATGAGCCTTTCTTTCAGGGTCATTTTCCCGGCCTGCCTGTAATGCCCGGGGTCCTGATTGTGGAAGCACTTGCTCAGGCCGGTGGGATTATCGTTCTTAGCACTGATGAAGTTGATACCGATGACAAGGTTTTTCTGTTTACCGGAATTAATAAAGTTAAATTCCGCAGGCCCGTTGTCCCTGGAGATAAGCTTGTGCTTGAAATCAGTGATGTAAAGCGCAAGATGCACATCTGGAAAATGAAATGTGTTGCAACTGTTGACGGAGAAATCGCTGCACAGGGCGAAGTTTCTGCAGCAATTGTCGACAAGGAGTCCATGTAG
- the lpxA gene encoding acyl-ACP--UDP-N-acetylglucosamine O-acyltransferase: MATEIHPSAIVDSGAQLGENVKIGPFCIIEGNTIIGDNCTLDANVQIKSFTRMGKGNTIDTGVVLGGLPQHLGFKGDETWVELGDNNILREYVTIHRATGVDIGREKTVVGSNCMLMAYVHVAHDCKLGDHVIMASSANLAGHIDVGSHATIGGMSGIHQFVRIGEYAFVGAMSGFGQDVPPYMIATGVRGALQGPNSIGLRRNGFNAKTCNSIKKAYKLIFRSEIPRKQALEQAEQEFAEVPEVLNLIEFIRASKRGVTSAGHGSKE, from the coding sequence GTGGCTACTGAAATCCATCCCTCTGCCATTGTCGATTCCGGCGCGCAGCTGGGGGAAAATGTTAAGATCGGTCCTTTCTGTATTATTGAAGGGAACACTATCATAGGTGATAACTGCACTCTTGACGCAAATGTTCAGATCAAGTCATTCACCCGTATGGGTAAAGGTAATACTATTGACACCGGTGTTGTTCTCGGCGGTTTGCCTCAACATCTCGGTTTTAAAGGTGATGAGACCTGGGTGGAACTTGGAGATAACAACATTCTGCGTGAATACGTGACCATTCATCGCGCTACAGGCGTGGATATCGGTCGTGAAAAAACTGTCGTGGGCAGTAATTGCATGCTTATGGCTTATGTTCATGTGGCCCATGATTGTAAGCTTGGTGATCATGTTATCATGGCCAGTTCGGCCAACCTTGCCGGGCACATTGATGTCGGTAGTCATGCCACTATCGGCGGCATGTCCGGTATCCATCAGTTTGTACGTATCGGCGAATATGCTTTTGTAGGAGCTATGTCCGGCTTTGGTCAGGATGTTCCCCCATACATGATCGCGACCGGAGTGCGGGGTGCGCTTCAGGGACCGAACTCCATCGGTTTGCGCAGGAATGGGTTTAATGCCAAAACCTGCAACTCAATCAAAAAAGCGTACAAACTTATTTTCCGCTCAGAGATTCCCCGCAAACAAGCATTGGAACAGGCGGAACAGGAATTTGCAGAAGTTCCTGAAGTCTTGAACCTCATAGAATTTATCCGTGCCAGTAAACGTGGCGTTACCTCTGCTGGGCATGGTTCTAAAGAATAA
- a CDS encoding UDP-2,3-diacylglucosamine diphosphatase LpxI domain-containing protein produces MKEKIETIGLIAGGGQFPLLVAKGAAAQGHRVVAVFFKGHSNFEVGEYADATVELKLGQLNKLVSFFKKNGVTKVVMAGSINKPKALDIRPDFRAAKLLFKLATKGDDVLLRAITSEFESEGMKVVGPHEYAPDLLTPAGFLTKRKPNEVECADLSFGWKIARELGRMDIGQCVVVREGIVAAVEAIEGTDAAVKRGCELGGKGCCIVKVFKPGQEKRVDMPSIGLKTVQGMKELGATCLGVEAGKSLFFDLDESVKFAEKHGITIVGLTQELIDEL; encoded by the coding sequence ATGAAAGAAAAGATCGAGACAATTGGTCTTATAGCCGGAGGGGGACAATTCCCCCTTCTGGTTGCAAAAGGAGCCGCAGCACAAGGTCATCGTGTTGTGGCTGTTTTTTTTAAAGGCCATTCAAATTTTGAAGTCGGTGAGTATGCTGATGCGACTGTTGAGCTCAAACTCGGTCAACTGAATAAATTGGTGTCTTTTTTTAAGAAGAACGGGGTTACCAAGGTTGTCATGGCCGGAAGTATCAACAAACCCAAAGCCCTTGATATTCGTCCTGATTTTCGGGCTGCAAAGCTTCTTTTCAAATTGGCAACCAAGGGTGACGATGTTCTGCTCCGGGCCATTACAAGTGAATTTGAATCCGAGGGCATGAAGGTTGTCGGTCCCCATGAATATGCCCCTGATCTGCTCACTCCTGCCGGTTTTTTAACCAAGCGCAAACCTAATGAGGTGGAGTGTGCCGATCTTTCTTTTGGATGGAAAATTGCTCGTGAGCTGGGCCGTATGGATATCGGTCAGTGTGTTGTTGTCCGCGAGGGGATTGTGGCTGCGGTTGAGGCTATTGAAGGTACTGATGCCGCAGTTAAACGAGGATGCGAACTGGGCGGCAAAGGGTGCTGTATCGTAAAAGTTTTTAAGCCAGGTCAGGAGAAACGTGTGGATATGCCCTCAATTGGCCTGAAGACCGTGCAGGGTATGAAAGAACTTGGCGCGACATGCCTAGGCGTTGAAGCCGGAAAGAGTCTTTTTTTCGATCTTGATGAGTCTGTTAAGTTTGCCGAAAAGCACGGCATTACGATAGTAGGACTTACTCAGGAATTGATCGATGAGCTTTAA
- a CDS encoding zinc ribbon domain-containing protein has product MPIYEYKCRECGNVYEEISSVNAESSECPNCGKPAGEKLMSSTSSLTGKETPNVPDARGTGCCGANPSSKGCVPGSCCGKA; this is encoded by the coding sequence ATGCCTATATACGAATATAAATGCCGCGAATGCGGAAATGTGTACGAAGAAATCAGCAGTGTGAATGCGGAAAGCAGTGAATGCCCCAATTGCGGAAAACCGGCCGGGGAAAAACTCATGTCATCAACTTCTTCGCTGACCGGAAAAGAGACTCCCAACGTTCCTGATGCACGGGGAACAGGATGCTGCGGAGCCAATCCGTCATCCAAGGGCTGCGTACCCGGCTCCTGCTGCGGCAAAGCTTAA
- a CDS encoding CGGC domain-containing protein, producing the protein MAKEKILILGCSQAMDDVCTGCSRCMVGFNRRAGEFEKCADDAELTAIVGCGGCPGSGIVTRMANIKLWNAPMGEVPNKVFVAPCITMHCPHKETLLKKIKAKAGCEVIEGTHPYIPENIFAE; encoded by the coding sequence ATGGCTAAGGAAAAAATTCTTATTTTAGGATGCAGTCAGGCTATGGATGATGTTTGTACCGGATGCTCCCGTTGCATGGTGGGTTTCAACCGCCGTGCCGGCGAATTCGAAAAGTGTGCTGACGATGCAGAACTTACTGCAATAGTAGGCTGTGGGGGATGCCCCGGCAGCGGTATAGTTACCAGAATGGCCAACATCAAATTATGGAACGCTCCGATGGGCGAAGTTCCCAACAAAGTATTTGTTGCCCCTTGCATCACAATGCACTGTCCCCACAAGGAAACTCTCCTCAAAAAAATCAAAGCCAAGGCCGGCTGTGAGGTCATTGAAGGTACACATCCCTACATCCCTGAAAACATTTTTGCAGAATAA
- a CDS encoding ATP-binding protein codes for MKQLVIISGKGGTGKTSVVAGLASIGPKKVLADCDVDAADLHLILHPEIKERHDFLSGERPEINPELCTQCGLCAEHCKFDAISDDFTVIPEKCEGCGVCSYVCPVEAVSVSPRLCGQWFRSETRFGQMVHAELGIGEENSGKLVTTVRNASAEIGEELGAEVVLVDGSPGVGCPVIASLTNADLAVFVAEPTISAIHDLKRVYKLTEHFKIPSMVIINKCGINADKENEIRSFCLEKEILLAGELPYDTIFSKAQLAGQSVVEYDPDGMGKKIEAIWDKMETNF; via the coding sequence ATGAAACAATTAGTAATTATCAGCGGGAAAGGCGGCACCGGAAAGACCAGCGTGGTCGCCGGACTGGCCTCAATCGGACCCAAAAAAGTTCTCGCGGACTGTGACGTTGATGCTGCGGACCTGCACCTGATCCTGCATCCTGAAATAAAAGAAAGACACGACTTCCTCAGCGGTGAACGCCCGGAAATCAACCCCGAACTCTGCACTCAGTGCGGTCTCTGCGCCGAGCATTGTAAATTCGATGCAATCTCGGATGATTTCACAGTAATTCCCGAAAAATGCGAAGGATGCGGCGTCTGCTCATACGTCTGTCCGGTGGAGGCTGTTTCTGTTAGCCCGCGTCTCTGCGGACAGTGGTTCCGTTCCGAAACCCGCTTTGGTCAGATGGTCCATGCAGAGCTCGGCATCGGTGAAGAAAACTCAGGCAAACTGGTCACCACCGTACGTAACGCTTCTGCAGAAATAGGCGAAGAGCTGGGGGCGGAAGTGGTTCTGGTAGACGGTTCTCCAGGAGTTGGCTGCCCGGTAATTGCATCTCTGACCAATGCTGACCTTGCAGTTTTCGTGGCCGAACCAACTATCTCGGCAATTCACGATTTAAAAAGAGTCTATAAACTGACCGAGCACTTCAAGATCCCATCCATGGTAATTATCAACAAATGCGGGATCAATGCGGATAAAGAAAACGAAATCCGCTCCTTCTGCTTAGAAAAGGAAATCCTCCTTGCAGGAGAACTGCCTTACGATACCATTTTTTCAAAGGCTCAGCTTGCGGGGCAATCCGTAGTTGAATACGACCCCGACGGAATGGGGAAAAAGATAGAAGCCATATGGGATAAAATGGAAACAAACTTTTAA